In the Ilumatobacteraceae bacterium genome, one interval contains:
- a CDS encoding NADH-quinone oxidoreductase subunit J has product MELLVFILASAMVLAGGLGVVLRSNPVHAALSLVLTLFGVAVHFVALEAHFLAAVQIIVYAGAIVVLFLFVIMLLGVDKSEDLSIEPFPIQRPVAIVIGAAVAGLVIAAVVRARDTIAETDTPLAADGDSNIQLLARNLFSDHVFAFEFTSILLIVAVAGTVVLTRKDKRKVEQ; this is encoded by the coding sequence ATGGAACTGCTCGTCTTCATCCTTGCGTCCGCGATGGTGCTCGCCGGTGGGCTCGGCGTCGTGCTCCGCTCCAACCCCGTGCATGCGGCGCTCTCGCTCGTGCTCACGCTGTTCGGCGTCGCCGTGCACTTCGTCGCGCTCGAGGCCCACTTCCTCGCCGCCGTGCAGATCATCGTCTACGCCGGCGCGATCGTCGTGCTGTTCCTGTTCGTGATCATGCTGCTCGGCGTCGACAAGTCCGAAGACCTGTCGATCGAGCCGTTCCCGATCCAGCGCCCGGTCGCGATCGTGATCGGTGCCGCCGTCGCCGGTCTCGTCATCGCAGCGGTCGTGCGGGCTCGCGACACGATCGCCGAGACCGACACGCCGCTCGCCGCCGACGGCGACAGCAACATCCAGTTGCTCGCCCGCAACCTCTTCAGCGACCACGTGTTCGCGTTCGAGTTCACGTCGATCCTGCTGATCGTCGCGGTCGCCGGCACCGTGGTCCTGACCCGTAAGGACAAGCGGAAGGTGGAGCAATGA
- the nuoH gene encoding NADH-quinone oxidoreductase subunit NuoH — MIASLLAADPLLDTTDWWWQVIAIVGAKVLVVFVLGLVSTMFMVWFERKIVSGMQNRVGPNKAGPFGLLQTLADGTKLFFKEDLLPEKADKWVFRLAPFLAFVPAFLVWSVIPLGGDFTNGNDGTVTWGDYTTRIQLIDAPVGILIVLALSSIGVYGIMLAGWASGSKYPLLGSVRASAQMISYEAALGLSLGAVLLMSGTLTTSGIVGGQDGVSNWNIVATGFIPFVIFLIAMTAELNRPPFDLVEAEQELVGGFNTEYSSIRFALFFLAEFMNVITMSGVMVTLFLGGPQPLNLGNIELGSIVEDGNIFAWAGPLSGTIWVTIKVLAFLYAYVWFRATLPRLRYDQLMDFGWKLLIPVALGWFLVLAALQMARDEYDGLGPVLLAGVIAIVVLFVAYALFNAALVVSKRNREREGAAY, encoded by the coding sequence ATGATCGCCTCGCTGCTCGCCGCCGACCCGCTGCTCGACACCACCGACTGGTGGTGGCAGGTCATCGCGATCGTCGGTGCCAAGGTGCTCGTCGTCTTCGTCCTCGGGCTCGTCAGCACCATGTTCATGGTGTGGTTCGAGCGCAAGATCGTCTCGGGCATGCAGAACCGTGTCGGACCGAACAAGGCCGGCCCGTTCGGTCTGCTCCAGACACTCGCCGACGGCACCAAGTTGTTCTTCAAAGAAGACCTGCTGCCCGAGAAGGCCGACAAGTGGGTGTTCCGTCTCGCGCCGTTCCTGGCGTTCGTCCCCGCGTTCCTGGTCTGGTCGGTGATCCCGCTCGGTGGCGACTTCACCAACGGCAACGACGGCACGGTCACCTGGGGTGACTACACGACCCGGATCCAGCTGATCGACGCACCGGTCGGCATCCTGATCGTGCTGGCACTCAGCTCGATCGGCGTGTACGGCATCATGCTCGCCGGGTGGGCGTCCGGCTCGAAGTACCCGTTGCTCGGTTCGGTCCGCGCCTCGGCCCAGATGATCTCGTACGAGGCGGCGCTCGGCCTGAGCCTCGGTGCCGTGCTCCTCATGTCGGGCACGCTCACGACCTCCGGCATCGTCGGCGGCCAGGACGGCGTGTCGAACTGGAACATCGTCGCCACGGGGTTCATCCCGTTCGTGATCTTCCTGATCGCCATGACCGCCGAGCTGAACCGTCCGCCGTTCGACCTCGTCGAAGCCGAGCAAGAACTCGTCGGCGGTTTCAACACCGAGTATTCGTCGATCCGATTCGCGCTGTTCTTCCTGGCCGAGTTCATGAACGTGATCACGATGTCCGGCGTCATGGTCACCCTGTTCCTCGGCGGCCCGCAGCCGCTGAACCTCGGCAACATCGAGCTCGGCTCGATCGTCGAGGACGGCAACATCTTCGCCTGGGCCGGACCGCTGAGCGGGACGATCTGGGTCACGATCAAGGTGCTCGCGTTCCTCTACGCCTACGTCTGGTTCCGGGCGACGCTCCCGCGGTTGCGGTACGACCAGCTGATGGACTTCGGTTGGAAGCTGCTGATCCCGGTGGCGCTCGGTTGGTTCCTGGTGCTGGCGGCCCTGCAGATGGCGCGTGACGAATACGACGGCCTCGGCCCGGTGCTGCTCGCCGGCGTGATCGCGATCGTCGTGCTGTTCGTGGCCTATGCGCTGTTCAATGCAGCGCTCGTGGTGAGCAAGCGCAATCGAGAGCGCGAAGGAGCGGCGTACTGA
- a CDS encoding NADH-quinone oxidoreductase subunit I — translation MGYLDGFAVTIRQHRLFGGKQVTTEYSGGRYAKKHGKANDPDVGDDEKIPKPERLHGRHVLNKYEDGMEKCIGCELCAGVCPAKCIYVRGQDNDPENPTSPGERFGFVYEINYLRCIHCDLCVEACPTEAITETKLFEFSFTNRQDAIYTKKELLVDDEGKPKHLPWEDWRDGEDEHTSGWMRATSPSGDATFRGVVGWSNELGHGERAPEPPQPEADA, via the coding sequence ATGGGTTACCTGGACGGTTTCGCAGTCACCATTCGCCAGCACCGCCTCTTCGGCGGCAAGCAGGTCACCACCGAGTACTCGGGTGGCCGCTACGCCAAGAAGCACGGCAAGGCGAACGATCCCGACGTCGGCGACGACGAGAAGATCCCCAAGCCCGAGCGTCTGCACGGGCGCCATGTCCTCAACAAGTACGAGGACGGCATGGAGAAGTGCATCGGCTGCGAGCTGTGCGCCGGCGTGTGCCCGGCCAAGTGCATCTACGTGCGGGGTCAGGACAACGACCCGGAGAACCCGACGTCGCCGGGCGAACGCTTCGGGTTCGTCTACGAGATCAACTATCTCCGGTGCATCCACTGTGACCTGTGCGTCGAGGCGTGCCCGACCGAGGCGATCACCGAGACGAAGCTGTTCGAGTTCAGCTTCACCAACCGCCAGGACGCCATCTACACCAAGAAGGAGCTCCTCGTCGACGACGAGGGCAAGCCCAAGCACCTGCCGTGGGAAGACTGGCGCGACGGCGAGGACGAGCACACGTCCGGCTGGATGCGCGCCACGTCGCCGTCGGGCGACGCCACGTTCCGCGGCGTCGTCGGCTGGAGCAACGAGCTCGGCCACGGCGAGCGCGCCCCCGAGCCCCCGCAGCCGGAGGCCGACGCATGA
- the nuoL gene encoding NADH-quinone oxidoreductase subunit L has translation MLDVIWLIPAFPLAGFLLILLFGRRLGEPRSGYLAATMVLLSFVVSVGAYFDLLSMSEEERSHVESLFSWVPVDSLQIDMAFLADPLSITMCLFVTGIGFLIHLFAIGYMHGDPKFSKFFLYLNLFVLSMTLLVLGENLLVTFLGWEGVGTCSYLLISFWHTKDANASAGKKAFVTNRIGDWGFMLAMFLGFQAIGSVSYLNLNLAAESGAIGQSTATGISMLLFVGAVGKSAQLPLYVWLPDAMAGPTPVSALIHAATMVTAGVFLMTRMNPMLAAAAPEVSVLIAWVGAITALFAATIAVAQTDIKKVLAYSTVSQLGYMFLAVGSGAFVAAIFHMVTHAFFKALMFLGSGSVIHGMHHEQDMRKMGALRKVMPVTAATFIIGWLAIAGVPPFAGFWSKDEILLFTLAERGPVLYAIGLVTAVLTAFYMTRQVIMVFFGDARWGSHANEAEAAHLEHADDETDGAEADAVDDAHPVETHGAHGEFKPHESPPIMLFPLVVLAGLAMVGGIIQLPSFGFIPSDWRHKLEDWLHPIVAPGEAEITGSSAYDAKELLAVLAIACALVGIAAAVAIYAKKMAKPVEPEILADGWGYDRAISAFMGGPGRKAFDAIAWFDKTIVDGAVNGAATTISKSAGVIRRGQTGNVRNYAGILGAGVVLLLVWFVIGRGVL, from the coding sequence ATGCTCGACGTCATCTGGTTGATTCCAGCGTTCCCGCTCGCCGGGTTCTTGCTCATCTTGCTGTTCGGTCGCCGCCTCGGCGAGCCGCGCAGCGGCTATCTCGCAGCGACGATGGTGCTGCTGTCGTTCGTCGTGTCGGTCGGTGCCTACTTCGACCTGCTGTCGATGAGCGAAGAGGAGCGCTCGCACGTCGAGTCGCTGTTCTCCTGGGTGCCGGTCGACTCGCTGCAGATCGACATGGCGTTCCTCGCCGACCCGTTGTCGATCACGATGTGTCTCTTCGTCACCGGTATCGGCTTCCTGATCCACCTCTTCGCGATCGGGTACATGCACGGCGATCCGAAGTTCTCGAAGTTCTTCCTCTACCTCAACCTCTTCGTGCTCTCGATGACGTTGCTGGTCCTCGGCGAGAACCTGCTCGTCACCTTCCTCGGCTGGGAGGGCGTCGGCACGTGCTCGTACCTGCTGATCTCGTTCTGGCACACCAAGGACGCCAACGCCTCCGCCGGCAAGAAGGCCTTCGTCACCAACCGCATCGGTGACTGGGGCTTCATGTTGGCGATGTTCCTCGGGTTCCAGGCCATCGGCTCGGTCAGCTACCTCAACCTGAACCTCGCCGCCGAGTCGGGTGCGATCGGGCAGAGCACGGCGACCGGTATCTCGATGCTGCTGTTCGTCGGAGCCGTCGGGAAGTCGGCGCAGTTGCCGCTCTACGTGTGGCTGCCCGACGCGATGGCGGGCCCCACACCGGTGTCCGCGCTCATCCACGCCGCGACCATGGTCACCGCCGGTGTGTTCCTGATGACCCGCATGAACCCGATGCTGGCCGCTGCGGCGCCCGAGGTGAGTGTGCTCATCGCCTGGGTCGGCGCGATCACCGCACTGTTCGCGGCCACGATCGCCGTCGCCCAGACCGACATCAAGAAGGTGCTGGCCTACTCGACGGTGTCGCAGCTCGGCTATATGTTCCTCGCCGTCGGTTCGGGCGCATTCGTCGCCGCGATCTTCCACATGGTCACCCACGCCTTCTTCAAGGCGCTCATGTTCCTCGGTTCCGGCTCGGTGATCCACGGCATGCACCACGAGCAGGACATGCGCAAGATGGGTGCCCTCCGCAAGGTGATGCCGGTCACCGCGGCGACGTTCATCATCGGCTGGCTCGCGATCGCCGGCGTGCCGCCGTTCGCCGGCTTCTGGTCGAAAGACGAGATCCTGCTCTTCACGCTGGCCGAACGCGGCCCGGTGCTCTATGCGATCGGTCTCGTCACCGCGGTGCTCACCGCGTTCTACATGACCCGCCAGGTCATCATGGTCTTCTTCGGTGACGCCCGGTGGGGCAGCCACGCCAACGAGGCGGAGGCCGCACATCTCGAGCACGCCGACGACGAGACCGATGGCGCCGAGGCCGATGCGGTCGACGATGCCCACCCGGTCGAGACGCACGGCGCACACGGCGAGTTCAAGCCGCACGAGTCGCCTCCGATCATGCTCTTCCCGCTCGTCGTGCTCGCCGGTCTGGCGATGGTCGGCGGCATCATCCAGTTGCCGTCGTTCGGGTTCATCCCCTCCGACTGGCGTCACAAGCTCGAAGACTGGCTGCACCCGATCGTCGCTCCCGGCGAAGCCGAGATCACCGGCTCGTCGGCGTACGACGCCAAGGAGCTGCTCGCCGTGCTCGCCATCGCGTGTGCGCTCGTCGGGATCGCCGCTGCGGTCGCGATCTACGCCAAGAAGATGGCCAAGCCCGTCGAGCCCGAGATCCTCGCCGACGGCTGGGGCTACGACCGAGCGATCAGCGCGTTCATGGGCGGACCCGGCCGGAAGGCGTTCGACGCCATCGCCTGGTTCGACAAGACCATCGTCGACGGAGCCGTCAACGGTGCCGCGACCACGATCTCCAAGAGCGCCGGCGTCATCCGGCGCGGCCAGACCGGCAACGTCCGCAACTACGCGGGCATCCTCGGCGCCGGTGTCGTGCTGCTGCTCGTCTGGTTCGTGATCGGTCGAGGGGTGCTGTGA
- the nuoG gene encoding NADH-quinone oxidoreductase subunit NuoG — MSDETNDVRDDDGDIIEPDTAAADGTEAEHDPEVQPTDDVADAPTDPEPEPDPNLVTITLNGREVPTQKGELLIAAAERHGEYIPRFCYHPRMSSVGMCRQCMVEVDTGRGPMLQPSCMITVAPEMVVETESPTAKRAQEGMIELLLANHPLDCPVCDKGGECPLQDQAYSHGPGESRYVEQKRHYAKPIPISENVLLDRERCILCDRCTRFADEVAGDKLIHFIDRGNGTQVNTFPDEPFSSYFSGNTVQICPVGALTAKPYRFKARPWDLEQVESTCTTCSVGCRISVHSSRDELLRFQGVDVESVNWGWMCDRGRFNFEAIESDLRIANPLVRGEAGLAETSWNSAMSIAAQLLGDADPGAIGLIGGARGTNEDAFAWAALADAIGIERRDAQLGDGLPAEILSVPRATIAEAANAPTVILVGPDIKEELPVLYLRLRDAVEQGRTKVIEFSSQSTGMTRYAWKSIRHAPGVAPSEIAKALADPAVADQIATGDVVVVGGRNNLAVSDETALSAVTAVLDAVPAARLLPALRRGNVVGALQLGLAPATPEHDSLSTLRAAADGKIDLLVLLGSDPINDCPDADLARRGLAGARRVLSIDTFLSESTQVADVVLPAAAFGEQTGTTTNLEGRVSRVNQKVTAHGISRPDWMIASDLALHLGHDLGFGSHDDVTTAIASRVAAYAAATPAAVDADPEGVLAVGFDRELPSVAGHDAPPSGYDYRLVVSRKLYDRAVLTSMSPSIAKLPIGAGAHVHPLDLDRVGEAEGVEVRLVSSKGSVVMPLVADDTVQRGTIWAPFNQAGADITELVDAAAAVTDVRIERIA, encoded by the coding sequence ATGAGCGACGAGACCAACGACGTGCGCGACGACGACGGCGACATCATCGAACCCGACACCGCTGCCGCCGACGGCACCGAGGCCGAGCACGACCCCGAGGTCCAGCCGACCGACGACGTTGCCGATGCCCCCACCGACCCCGAGCCCGAGCCCGATCCGAACCTGGTCACGATCACGCTGAACGGCCGCGAGGTGCCCACGCAGAAGGGCGAGCTGCTGATCGCGGCCGCCGAGCGGCACGGCGAGTACATCCCGCGTTTCTGCTACCACCCACGCATGAGCTCGGTCGGCATGTGCCGCCAGTGCATGGTCGAGGTCGATACCGGCCGCGGTCCGATGCTCCAACCGTCGTGCATGATCACCGTCGCTCCCGAGATGGTGGTCGAGACCGAGTCGCCCACCGCCAAGCGGGCGCAGGAGGGCATGATCGAGCTGCTGCTCGCCAACCATCCGCTCGACTGCCCGGTGTGCGACAAGGGCGGCGAATGCCCGCTCCAGGACCAGGCCTACTCGCACGGTCCCGGCGAGAGCCGCTACGTCGAGCAGAAGCGTCACTACGCGAAGCCGATCCCGATCAGCGAGAACGTGCTGCTCGACCGCGAGCGCTGCATCCTGTGCGACCGCTGCACCCGGTTCGCCGACGAGGTCGCCGGCGACAAGCTGATCCATTTCATCGACCGCGGCAACGGCACGCAGGTCAACACGTTCCCCGACGAGCCGTTCTCGTCGTACTTCTCCGGCAACACCGTGCAGATCTGCCCGGTCGGTGCCCTCACGGCGAAGCCCTACCGGTTCAAAGCTCGCCCGTGGGACCTCGAACAGGTCGAGTCCACGTGCACCACGTGCTCGGTCGGCTGTCGTATCTCGGTGCACTCCAGCCGCGACGAGCTGCTGCGTTTCCAGGGCGTCGACGTCGAGTCGGTCAACTGGGGTTGGATGTGCGACCGAGGTCGCTTCAACTTCGAAGCGATCGAGTCCGATCTGCGGATCGCGAACCCGCTCGTGCGTGGCGAGGCCGGCCTGGCCGAGACCTCGTGGAACAGCGCCATGTCGATCGCCGCCCAGCTGCTCGGCGATGCCGACCCCGGTGCGATCGGTCTCATCGGCGGGGCGCGCGGCACCAACGAAGACGCGTTCGCGTGGGCCGCGCTCGCCGATGCCATTGGCATCGAGCGTCGTGACGCCCAACTCGGCGACGGCCTGCCGGCCGAGATCCTCAGCGTGCCCCGGGCGACGATCGCCGAAGCCGCCAATGCGCCGACCGTCATCCTCGTGGGCCCCGACATCAAAGAAGAGTTGCCCGTGCTGTACCTCCGGCTGCGTGACGCGGTCGAGCAGGGGCGCACCAAGGTGATCGAGTTCTCCTCGCAGTCGACCGGCATGACGCGCTACGCCTGGAAGTCGATCCGGCACGCGCCGGGCGTCGCCCCGTCCGAGATCGCCAAGGCGCTCGCCGATCCCGCCGTCGCGGATCAGATCGCCACCGGCGACGTGGTCGTCGTCGGCGGTCGCAACAACCTCGCCGTCTCCGACGAGACCGCATTGTCGGCCGTGACCGCGGTGCTCGACGCCGTGCCCGCCGCTCGGCTCCTGCCCGCCTTGCGTCGCGGCAACGTCGTCGGTGCCCTCCAGCTGGGCCTGGCTCCTGCCACACCCGAGCACGATTCGCTCTCGACGTTGCGGGCCGCCGCCGACGGCAAGATCGACCTGCTGGTGCTGCTCGGCTCCGACCCGATCAACGACTGTCCCGATGCCGACCTCGCCCGCCGGGGTCTGGCCGGTGCCCGACGGGTGCTGTCGATCGACACGTTCCTGTCCGAGTCGACGCAGGTCGCCGACGTCGTGCTCCCCGCCGCAGCGTTCGGTGAACAGACGGGCACGACCACCAACCTCGAGGGTCGCGTCAGCCGGGTCAACCAGAAGGTCACCGCACACGGGATCTCTCGTCCCGACTGGATGATCGCCAGCGACCTGGCCCTCCATCTCGGTCACGATCTCGGATTCGGTTCGCACGACGACGTCACGACCGCGATCGCGTCGCGTGTCGCGGCCTACGCCGCCGCGACACCGGCGGCCGTCGACGCCGATCCCGAGGGCGTGCTCGCCGTCGGCTTCGATCGCGAGCTCCCCAGCGTCGCCGGACACGACGCTCCGCCGAGCGGCTACGACTATCGGCTGGTGGTCAGCCGCAAGCTCTACGATCGTGCGGTGCTCACGTCGATGTCGCCGTCGATCGCGAAGCTGCCGATCGGTGCCGGCGCCCACGTGCACCCACTCGATCTCGACCGCGTCGGCGAAGCCGAAGGTGTCGAGGTCCGACTGGTCAGCTCGAAGGGCTCCGTCGTGATGCCGCTCGTCGCCGACGACACGGTGCAGCGCGGCACGATCTGGGCCCCGTTCAACCAGGCCGGTGCCGACATCACCGAGCTGGTCGACGCCGCGGCAGCCGTCACCGACGTTCGAATCGAGCGCATCGCATGA
- a CDS encoding NADH-quinone oxidoreductase subunit M — protein MSALFAAEAGQGPIAFPILSMLVFLPVAGAVLITVLSKHRREYVRLVAAITSVATGAMSVWLLTEFDGDDAGFQFVSKHPWIEQWGISWHLGVDGISLFLIVLTGVLFPLAIMGIDPHNDDPAQDKPYFAWLLLLEAGVMGSFMSLDLFLFFVFFEIVLVPMYFLIGGWGYEGRVYAATKFFLYTMIGSAFMLVSIMATVFIASRNGVDGITFDLVQIAENADFAASTGRWLFFGFAVAFAVKVPIFPLHTWLPDAHTQAPTAGSVVLAGVMLKLGTYGLLRFGLYLFPEASYWSRHLWLTLAVIGIIYGAIAATMQKDLKRLVAYSSVAHLGFIVLGTFAFTTQAITGSVMQMVNHGISTGALFLMVGWIYERRKTRQISELKGIQSVAPIFAAGFMVVMLSSIGVPGLNGFVGEYLILIGAFMSARWYVVIAATGVILAALYLLWAYQRVFHGEPDEANKTFAELKLKEAAVLVPFLGIIVFTGVYPKPMLDRIEPAVESLIESVSSRGGFTAETPGEFDPSTVVIEHEGDDHDDDHEGDEGDESHEEENE, from the coding sequence ATGTCCGCGTTGTTCGCTGCCGAGGCCGGGCAGGGCCCGATCGCCTTCCCGATCCTGTCGATGCTGGTGTTCCTGCCGGTCGCCGGTGCCGTCCTGATCACGGTGCTGTCCAAGCACCGCCGTGAGTACGTTCGCCTCGTCGCGGCGATCACGTCGGTCGCCACCGGCGCTATGAGCGTGTGGCTGCTCACCGAGTTCGACGGTGACGACGCCGGGTTCCAGTTCGTCTCGAAACACCCGTGGATCGAGCAGTGGGGTATCTCGTGGCACCTCGGTGTCGACGGCATCTCGCTGTTCCTGATCGTGCTCACGGGTGTGCTGTTCCCGCTCGCGATCATGGGCATCGATCCGCACAACGACGATCCGGCGCAGGACAAGCCGTACTTCGCGTGGCTGCTGCTGCTCGAGGCCGGCGTCATGGGCTCGTTCATGAGCCTCGACCTGTTCCTCTTCTTCGTCTTCTTCGAGATCGTGCTCGTCCCGATGTACTTCCTGATCGGTGGATGGGGATACGAGGGGCGCGTCTACGCCGCGACCAAGTTCTTCCTCTACACGATGATCGGCTCGGCGTTCATGCTCGTGTCGATCATGGCGACGGTCTTCATCGCGAGTCGCAACGGCGTCGACGGGATCACGTTCGACCTCGTCCAGATCGCCGAGAACGCCGACTTCGCGGCGTCGACGGGACGATGGCTGTTCTTCGGATTCGCCGTCGCCTTCGCCGTCAAGGTGCCGATCTTCCCGCTCCACACCTGGCTGCCCGACGCCCATACCCAGGCACCGACCGCCGGTTCGGTCGTCCTCGCCGGTGTCATGCTGAAGCTCGGCACGTACGGCCTCTTGCGGTTCGGCCTCTATCTGTTCCCCGAGGCGTCGTACTGGAGCCGCCATCTGTGGCTCACGCTGGCGGTGATCGGCATCATCTACGGCGCGATCGCGGCGACGATGCAGAAGGATCTCAAGCGCCTCGTCGCCTACTCATCGGTCGCGCACCTCGGCTTTATCGTGCTCGGCACCTTCGCATTCACCACACAGGCGATCACCGGTTCGGTCATGCAGATGGTCAACCACGGCATCTCGACCGGCGCCCTGTTCCTGATGGTCGGGTGGATCTACGAACGACGCAAGACACGCCAGATCAGCGAGCTGAAGGGCATCCAGTCGGTCGCCCCGATCTTCGCGGCCGGGTTCATGGTCGTGATGCTCAGCTCGATCGGCGTGCCGGGCCTCAACGGGTTCGTCGGCGAATACCTGATCCTGATCGGCGCCTTCATGTCGGCGCGCTGGTACGTCGTGATCGCGGCCACCGGAGTGATCCTCGCTGCGCTGTACCTGCTGTGGGCCTACCAGCGCGTGTTCCACGGCGAGCCCGACGAGGCCAACAAGACCTTCGCAGAGCTCAAGCTCAAGGAGGCGGCGGTGCTGGTGCCGTTCCTCGGGATCATCGTCTTCACCGGCGTGTATCCCAAGCCGATGCTCGACCGGATCGAACCGGCGGTCGAATCGTTGATCGAGAGTGTCTCGTCGCGCGGCGGCTTCACCGCCGAGACGCCGGGTGAGTTCGACCCGTCGACCGTCGTGATCGAACACGAAGGTGACGACCACGACGACGACCACGAGGGCGACGAGGGCGACGAGTCGCACGAGGAAGAGAACGAGTGA
- the nuoF gene encoding NADH-quinone oxidoreductase subunit NuoF gives MTAAGSYEWAPGYYDDGDRPQIVTSRFRYDDSYTLDRYLSTGGYEGLRKALDSKPEDVHTEVRNSTLLGRGGAGFPAGVKWGFTPQGVWPRYLVVNGDESEPGTYKDRLLMELDPHQLIEGCLIACYAAGLSQCFLYVRGEMALAHERIAAALNDAYDNGYVGKNILGTDFSVDIVLHWGAGAYVVGEETALIESLEGERGMPRLKPPFFPAAVGLYGKPTIVNNVETLANLPFIAKNGSAAYTAIGTETSPGTRMIAVSGHVKRPGVYEIVNGSTTFRDLIYGDEFAQGIRDDNDLKAFVPGGGSAPWFLPDQLDIAFEGKEAGQAGSMLGSGAVMVMDSTTDIPAAALTLVKFYAHESCGKCVPCREGGTWLYRILERIVAGEGTDADLATILEVGETICPGEMPHAASERLGIEARPFPYKMTTICFVGPSAYVPVHSAMTLFPEEFEALVTKREVRSLIPVTAAPVGGGA, from the coding sequence CAGATCGTGACGTCGCGATTCCGGTACGACGACTCGTACACGCTCGACCGGTACCTGTCGACCGGTGGTTACGAGGGGCTCCGCAAGGCGCTCGACTCGAAGCCGGAGGACGTCCACACCGAGGTCCGCAACTCGACGCTGCTCGGTCGCGGCGGCGCCGGTTTCCCGGCCGGCGTCAAGTGGGGATTCACCCCGCAGGGCGTGTGGCCGCGCTACCTCGTCGTCAACGGTGATGAGTCGGAACCCGGCACCTACAAGGACCGCCTCCTCATGGAGCTCGATCCGCACCAGCTGATCGAGGGCTGCCTGATCGCCTGCTACGCGGCCGGACTCAGCCAGTGCTTCCTCTACGTCCGTGGCGAGATGGCGCTGGCGCACGAGCGCATCGCGGCCGCACTCAACGACGCGTACGACAACGGCTACGTCGGCAAGAACATCCTCGGCACCGACTTCAGCGTCGACATCGTCCTGCACTGGGGTGCCGGCGCCTACGTGGTGGGCGAGGAGACCGCGCTGATCGAGTCGCTCGAAGGCGAGCGCGGCATGCCGCGCCTCAAGCCGCCGTTCTTCCCCGCCGCCGTCGGGCTGTACGGCAAGCCGACGATCGTCAACAACGTCGAGACGCTCGCCAACCTGCCGTTCATCGCCAAGAACGGTTCGGCCGCGTACACGGCGATCGGCACCGAGACCTCGCCGGGCACCCGCATGATCGCGGTCTCCGGACACGTCAAGCGGCCGGGCGTGTACGAGATCGTCAACGGTTCGACCACCTTCCGTGACCTGATCTACGGCGACGAGTTCGCCCAGGGCATCCGCGACGACAACGACCTCAAGGCGTTCGTCCCCGGTGGCGGTTCGGCACCGTGGTTCCTGCCCGACCAGCTCGACATCGCGTTCGAGGGCAAAGAGGCGGGCCAAGCCGGTTCGATGCTCGGTTCGGGCGCGGTGATGGTCATGGACTCGACCACCGACATCCCCGCGGCCGCCCTGACCCTCGTGAAGTTCTACGCCCATGAATCGTGCGGCAAATGTGTGCCGTGTCGCGAGGGTGGCACCTGGCTGTACCGCATCCTCGAGCGCATCGTGGCCGGCGAGGGCACCGACGCCGACCTCGCGACGATCCTCGAGGTCGGCGAGACGATCTGCCCCGGTGAGATGCCACACGCGGCGAGCGAACGCCTCGGCATCGAGGCCCGGCCGTTCCCCTACAAGATGACGACGATCTGCTTCGTGGGCCCGTCTGCGTACGTGCCGGTCCACTCGGCGATGACCCTGTTCCCCGAGGAGTTCGAGGCGCTCGTGACGAAACGTGAAGTGCGTTCGCTGATCCCGGTCACGGCCGCACCGGTCGGAGGTGGCGCATGA
- the nuoK gene encoding NADH-quinone oxidoreductase subunit NuoK — MSAAMLGAVTPTTTYYLILSALLFGIGAAGLMIRRNPLIMFMCIELMLNAVNLSFVALAVRFGNIDGQTAVFFVMVVAAAEVVVGLGLIISLLKRRPGANADDLAELRG, encoded by the coding sequence ATGAGCGCAGCGATGCTCGGCGCCGTCACGCCGACCACGACGTACTACCTGATCCTGTCGGCGCTCCTGTTCGGCATCGGCGCCGCCGGTCTGATGATCCGCCGCAACCCGCTGATCATGTTCATGTGCATCGAGCTGATGCTCAACGCGGTCAACCTGTCGTTCGTCGCCCTCGCGGTCCGCTTCGGCAACATCGACGGCCAGACCGCGGTGTTCTTCGTGATGGTCGTCGCCGCCGCCGAGGTGGTGGTCGGACTCGGGCTGATCATCTCGCTCCTCAAGCGCCGTCCGGGTGCGAACGCCGACGACCTGGCAGAGCTCCGAGGATGA